A part of Pseudomonadota bacterium genomic DNA contains:
- a CDS encoding D-sedoheptulose 7-phosphate isomerase gives MKEFIAAKLKDSISAKEDFAAGHTDKIIALAELIADILRNGNKVLIFGNGGSAADAQHMAAEFVNRFMINRPPLAAIALTTDTSNITSIGNDFSFAEIFSKQVQALGKKGDLALGISTSGNSPNVVKGIETAKSMGLHTAVLTGGSGGILAGMADITLNVPTTVTPHIQETHVWVEHLLCWLVDDLLFGDNQ, from the coding sequence ATGAAAGAATTTATCGCTGCGAAGTTAAAAGATTCAATATCCGCAAAAGAAGATTTCGCGGCGGGCCATACCGATAAAATTATCGCTCTTGCTGAACTTATTGCCGATATTTTACGAAACGGCAACAAGGTTCTGATCTTCGGTAACGGTGGCAGTGCGGCAGATGCCCAGCACATGGCCGCCGAGTTCGTCAACCGCTTCATGATCAACCGGCCGCCCCTTGCCGCCATTGCCCTGACCACCGACACGTCAAACATTACCAGTATCGGCAACGATTTCTCTTTTGCCGAGATTTTCAGCAAACAGGTCCAGGCTCTCGGCAAAAAAGGAGATCTTGCCCTCGGTATTTCGACCAGCGGTAACTCCCCGAATGTGGTGAAGGGGATTGAGACAGCGAAAAGCATGGGGCTGCACACGGCGGTACTCACCGGCGGCAGCGGCGGGATTCTGGCCGGGATGGCCGATATCACGCTCAATGTCCCGACCACGGTCACCCCCCATATCCAGGAAACCCATGTCTGGGTGGAACATCTTTTATGCTGGCTGGTCGACGATCTTCTTTTCGGTGATAATCAATGA